The following DNA comes from Flammeovirgaceae bacterium.
CATTGAAGGCCTTGATGGAAAGGTCCCCGGCCTCATTGAAATAGGCTTCCGTTACCGACTGTCCTGTTATGGCCTCATTCTGATCTTTTGACACCAGGTTTTCCACTTCATCTTTGCAAGACATGGAAAACAAGACCATGCCCATTGCCATTGCGCTTATCCATTTGTTCATATTCATCGTTTATTTGATTTTTTTAAGTAATAAGAAAGGAGCGTGCCTTCACGGCAAAAATACTTACCTCCATACCCTCCTGGCAAAAGGGGTAACCCCAAAACCCGGTAAATCAAACTTTTCGGGGACGAAAGGGAAATTGGCCCGGCCGGCCAAATGGGTGGAACGCCCCTTATTGCTTTTTTTCGGCTGCCACTGCCTCGGTGGCCATGCCATTTTCGCCTGGTGACTTGGGCAAGACGCGTTCCAATTTATAAATGTCGGTGCGCCTGTCCGTCAACGTGCGTACGGAACCGTTGTAATGAAGGTCCTTCAACAAGTCGAGGTCCACATCGGCAATAAGGGTCATCTCCGAGTTGGGCGTGGCCTCTGCCTTGATGGCATTGGTGGGAAATGCAAAATCGGCTGGGGTAAACACGGCAGACTGTGCGTATTGGATATCCATGTTGTGCACCTTGGGCAAATTCCCCACACAACCGGCAATGGCGACAAAGCATTCATTTTCAATGGCCCTGGCCTGGGCGCAGTGTTTCACCCGGGTATAGCCGTTTTGGGTATCGGTGAGGAAGGGCACAAACAGCAGGTTCATCCCTTCGTCCGCCAGCAACCTTGACACCTCGGGGAACTCCACATCATAGCATATCAATACGCCCACCTTGCCGCAATCGGTATCAAAAGCCTTTAACGAGTTGCCCCCGGCCATGCCCCACTCAAAGCGTTCGCTGGGCGTCACATGCAGTTTTTCGTACATCTCAGAGGTGCCATTCCTCCTGCACAACCAGCCCACATTGTACAGCTTGCCATCGCGGATGATGGGCATGCTGCCGGTGATGATGTTGGCGTTATAGGAAACGGCAAACTCCTTAAACTTGGCGTGAAGCCTGTCGGTATAATCCACCAACTTCCTTATGGCCTGGGCTTCCGGCACATCGTTGTGCGTGGCCATCAAAGGCGCATGGAAATATTCGGGGAACAGGATAAAATCGCTCTCGTAGGCCGAGGCCCCGTCCACAAAAAATTCGATTTGTTCCACCAGGGCATCAAAATCCTTGAACAACCGCATTTGCCACTGGATGAGCGCCACCCTTACATTGGACTTTTTGCTATTGTAAAGCTTGGGCTTGGAGTCATAGTATATATTGTTCCATTCAATCAACGCGGCATACTCCAACGACTCTTTGTCTCCGGGCATGTACCCCTTCAGGATTTTCTTAACGTGAAAGTCATTGGAAAGCTGGAAGGTAAGCGTAGGGTCGTATACCTGTTTAAGCTTAACTTTTTCTATGTACTGCTTGGTGGTCAATTCTTCTGCAAACTGGCTGTAGTTGGGGAGCCTGCCCCCCGCCACGATCGCCCTCAGGTTAAGCTCTTCGCAAAGTTCCTTCCGGGCATTGTACAACCGCCTGGCCAACCGCATCCCGCGGTACTCGGGATGGATGAACACCTCAATGCCGTACAATACGTTGCCTTTTGGGTCGTGTGTGGAAAACGTATAGTTTCCTGTTATCTGCTCATAGGTATGGTTGTCGCCAAACCGGTCATAGTCCACAATAATGGACAAAGCCGTGCCTACCACTTTGCCATCCACTTTAATGCAAATCTGACCACCAGGGAAAATATCTATTAATTTTTGAATGTGGTTTTCCCTCCAGTAAGCACCCCACTTTTTATATGCCTCCAGCATGCTTTCCTTCAGGTCTAAATAGTCGGCCATCTTAAGGGCCCCAATCTCTACTTTCATTTTTTAAATTTGTTAAAAACCTTTTAAATAATTAACCGGCCGGGCAAAACCCCCTTCATTTCTTGTCAGGCCCGCGCATTTTGAGTATCAGCCATCCCACCTTGACAGGATGTCAAGGGCAAGCTGCGATAAGCCTCAATATACTCAAAAAAGGCCAAAAACCCAATTTAGAAGCGTTTGCCCACTTACCCTAATTTTTCCCTTTCTCCATTTGGCCACCCTTCTTAACTAGGAAATAACCAAGTACACTGGCCACCAGGGAAGCCATCAAAATACCAAGTTTTGCTTCCTTAATCAACAACTCCCCTTTGAAAGCCAATCCAGCAATAAATAATGACATAGTAAAACCTATTGCTGCGAGAAAACCTGCCCCCCATAAATGAAACTTGTTCATGCCTTTGGGCAGTTGCACTGAAAATACCTTTATCATGAATTCACTTACACCTACCACCCCTAGTACTTTACCTAATAGTAAACCTGTCATTATGCCCAATGCCACCGGGCCCGTCAACTGCGCCATGAAGTCACCGGAAAGGGTGACTCCTGCATTGCTAAATGCAAAAATGGGCATGACCACAAAAGCAACAAGAGGGTGCATATTGTCTTCCAGTCGTTGAATGGGCGTAAATGCATTTTTGGAATATGACCTAATATCCTGTAGTACGTTAAGCTGCTCTTTGGTGAGCGTACTTACATTATTGGGATCTGCATTCTTGAACCTGGCAATCAAGTGTTGCATATGATCGGCAAAGTGGCCCTCTTTCACCTTTGTCCTGGCGGGGATGGCAAACGCAGCCAGCACGGCAGCAATCGTAGCATGCACCCCGGACATAAGAAATGCCAACCATAAACCGGCAATCCCAACCAAAGCATAGAATAGGGTATTGCGTACCCCGATGCCATTGGCAATCCAAAGCACTGCTAAAAACCCTGCGCCAATGCCAAGGTTGGTAAAATTGATGTCAGAACTATAGAAAAAAGCTATCACCAACACTGCACCAATGTCATCTGCTATTGCGAGTGCGGTCAAAAACACTTTAAGGGAGACCGGAACGCGATCACCCAGTAAATACAAAACACCCAGTGAAAATGCAATATCTGTTGCCATGGGAATCCCCCAACCATCAGCACCTGGTCCTTCATTATTAAATGCCAGGTATATAAGTGCCGGAAAAACCATGCCTCCCACTGCTGCGCCAATAGGTAAAACAGCCGACCTCACGTCACTCAACCCTCCTCCTATAATTTCACGTTTCAACTCTAGCCCTACAACAAAGAAGAATACCGCCATCAACCCGTCATTGATCCAATGATGGAGGTCTTTGCTAATGATAAACCCATCCAATCCAATGCTAAATTGATACTTCCAAAGCGAATGATAGGCATCTGACCAAGGGGAATTGGCAAGTAAAATGGCAAGAAAGGCAGACGAGAAGAGCACAATGCCGCTTGCCGAGCTATTGTTTATAAAACGCATTGATGGGCCTATGATAAACCGATCAACCAATTCTACCTTTAACCCTAAATCTTTCCCATTTTTCATTCACAGTTTCTTTAGCAAAAAACATCACGACAGGCACTACTTTATGCCACCTAAAAACAAAAGGTTTGGAATTTATTTTTTTTGAAATGCCCCAGAAACCAGGTGGAGGTCCCGTTGAGGAAAAGGTATGGTAACCCCCTCCTCCCTGAAACGCTTGTCAATAAGATATCGTATTTTGCTTTTCGCGTTCTCAATGGGGAAAATATCCTGGCTCCAAAAATACACCTCAAACAACAATGCACTGTCACCAAAGTCAACAAAACGCACGAAGGGATATTTGTTGTTTTCCTTGTCCTTTATCACCACCTCCTGGGCCAGCACGCACTCCATCAGAATGTCTGTTACCTTGTCCACATCACTGCCGTAAGCCACCCCGACACTGACCTTAAACCGTGTAGGGGTGGCGCTGTGGCTCCAGTTGATAATGTTGTCCACGATAAATTTATGGTTGGGCACAATCAACATAATACCATCGCGGGTCAATACGGTGGACGTGCGCAGGTTGAGGGTCAGTATTTTTCCTACAAGCCCATCAATCTCCACTACATCGTCCCTTTGGATGGTGCCTTCCACCAGGATAAATATCCCGGAGACCAGGTCCTGGAATATTTGTTGCAACCCCAGGCCAAGCCCGACCAAAAGGGCCGCGGACCCTGCCAGCAAAAGGGTGACCTTAAAAGTTGCCGCCTGAAGTATGAACACAATGGCAAGCGACCACACAAAATATTGCACCAGTTTGATCATGGCGAACCTCCTGCCCCGGTCAATCCCGCGTTTTTCAAAAATCCTGTTAAGGAGGCGTTTCAGGCCGAACAGGACCAGGCGGGTGGCGATATAAATGGCCACCACCAATACAATGGTGCCTATGGTAAACCGGTGGCCCTCGGTCTCAAACAATTTATAATCCAACAAGTTTTGCAATGCCTCCATTAGCCAGGTGTTCTTTTAATTTGTAATTCAGGCACCCCCACCACCTCAAAGGTGGCTGAACCAAACCTTACCTTTCCACTGGTGGCAGCCACTTCTTTCAGGATGGACGAAAACAAACCATGCTTGGTCCTTCTCCGGCTTTTATAGTCCACTACATACCGAAGGGTGAACTCCACCCAATTGTCGTTGGCCGTTAAACTGACCATAGGTTCAAGTTGCGCGTCTTCAATCAGGTACTTACTTACCATTTTGTTCCAAATCCTCTTGCCCTCCTCCGCGTTTTTTGCCACCTGGTCGGTGGCTATTTTCTCCAATATGGCCTGGGCCATCCCATAATCGCTACCATATTGAATGGGTATTTTGATTTCGTCCCACAGGAAAGGGAAGTCTCCAGAATAATTAAATACAGGTTCTTTAAAAACAAAACTATTGGCAATGCGCACGATACGGCCATTGTAAAGGTCCCCATCGACCCATTGGCCCGTTTCCATTAGCGTAGTGCGCAGGATGCCGATATCGATCACGTCCCCTTTTATACCGCCCAATTGCACACGGTCCCCCGTCCTATAGAAATTTCCAAACATAAGGGCTATCCACCCCGCCACACTGGCAATCACCTCCTGCAAGGCAAACGCCACCCCTGCACCAGTAACCCCCAGGGCCACCGATAGGCCTCCCAGGTTTTTGCTGTAGACGAACAGCAACACCAAAATGATGATCAAGTAGGAGACAAAGTCCAACGCCTTTTTTGTCCGATAGGCACCGTCCTGGTCCCGGGTGGTCTTTTGAACCCTTCCCTTGATGAGGATGAAAACAATACGCACCAAAACAATGGTGCCCACCACCACAATAAGGGCACGAAGCCAGCCGGGGATATCAAGGGATTGAAACCACGCCTCCATATCAGGTTTTTTCGTTTTTCCTATCGCCCAGGCCCGATACATTGAAGGAAGGGGCTTTGTAGTCTTTGGGCAAATATTCCGATGGGAGGTTCACGGCATTGCCATCCCGTATGGCGCCATAATGCGGGGACATGATCTCCACACCGGCTTCCGCAAACTTGTCTTGTATCTGTTGGTGCAAATTGGAATAAATGGCCGCCATGTTTTCAGGTTGGTCGGTATAAGCATTCAATTGGTAGGCCACATAAAAGTCATCCAGGCTTGTTTGCAACACGAAGGGTTTTTTGTTTTCCCCTTTCAACACCCCCTCGGCCGCTTCGGCCGATTTGATAAGCAGGTCATGCACTTTTTGCCAGGGAACATCATAGCCAATGGTGACCCCAGTGTGCAATATCAACCCCAACTCTTTTGCCGAAGTGGTATAATTGACCGTATGGCCGGAAAGGACAGTGGCATTGGGAATGGTGATTTCTTCGTTCTTGATCGTTCTCAGGCGTGTCACCAGCATGGATTTTTCCAATACGGTGCCCGTGATCTCCCCTATCTTGATCCTATCGCCAATTTTAAACGGCCGCATGTAGGTAATGACCAGGCCTGCCACCATATTGGATATGGCCGAAGACGAACCAAGGGAAACCAGGATACCCAGGAAAACGCTTACGCCTTTAAAAATATCGGAGTTGGAGCCTGGCAGGTAAGGAAAAATAGCCACAAACATAAAAGCATACATCAGCACTTTTACAATACTGAGGGTAGGCCTTGCCCAATCGGGGTAAAAACCGCTAATTACCAATGAGCCCTTCTCTACCTCCCCTGCCATATATTCGATGAATTTTATCGCATAGCGGGTAACAAAATAGATAACCGCAATAGTGAAAAGGTTGGGTATAAAATTGAACACGGCCAGGACAACGCTTTTCAACGGGTTGAACACATACCCAAAAAGCGTTTCCGCCCAACCCCTCGTCCAGGGGAAAATGCTAAACAGCAACGGCAGGGCCAAATAAAGCACTACCGCAATAACCAGCCATCTCAATATATTGTTAAGGATCAAGGCCGCTTTCAGTTCGGCTTCGGTGTCCAAAAATTCATATCCTTTGAACTTTATTCCTTTAAGTACCTTTCCGCGTGCATTGATCAGCCACTTACGGGTCCAGGCAAAAAGTTTGTTGACGTATTTGATCAGGAAGTAAATGATCAGCAACTCCAGCAGGGTGAGCCCCGCCTGCAGCAATATCCGTTTGATGCTGCTCGATTTCAGCGTTTGATTAAGGACGGCACGGGTTACCGACAGGTTCCTTTCCGCCAGTTTCTTCCGGTTGAGGTTTTCCGCTTTGGCATCCAGGTCGGTCACGCTAAAAAGCACACGGTCCCTCCACCAGATGTCGGTGCTCATATCGCTGTCCAGCACAAACAAGCTATCCGGGTCAAACCCGGGGTCGTCCATGAAGGAATTCAGGCGCCTGGTTATGGTGTTCACCCTGTCGGCCGGCTTGTAGGGCCCAATTTTGGAGTAGACATAAAACAAGGTGTCTTTCTTAAAAATTACGGGAAGGCCGCCCTTGCTTAGGGCAACGGAATCCGCGTTCTGGCCATAACCGGAAACGGCAAAAACACATCCGACAATCAACGATAGTATCCTATTCATTCACTTGGCGTTTGTCTGATTAAATAAATATAAGGAAATGTGCCGTTATCAACGCCTGGTCCTCCAGGACAGTCCAATGCTAAGAAAACAATCCTTCACTCCATCATTGCTGCCCGCCCCTCCCAGCACATCGAGTTGAAGGTCGTTTGTGACCAGGTAGGACAGCCCGGTATCAAACCGGGAATCGAAATTCCCACTTGTGAGGGACCCGTAATTTTCGATAAACCCACCCCACTTGCCTGAAATTGGGAAAGAGAGGTTCAAGGTATAAAAACCTGTGCCCGTGGAGTTGATGCCATTCCAGCTTCCTCCCCAGTTGGTCACGAAAGTAAAGGTGTCGGAAATTTGCTGGCTGGTGATAAGGGTAAAACGGGGCGCCACTTTATCAATTTCATAATTCGCTGAAAGCACAGGCAGCCTGAACCTAAGTTGAAACCCAAGACTGGGGACCAACCCTTTGCCTGTATAGATGTGGTACCTCCCGCCTACGTCAAACGCGGCCAACCCGTTCAGGTCCACTTTCAGGCCATTTTCTTTCATGCTCTCTACCCTATAGTCGGCCAGGGCACTGACCTCCCACCTTTCGGCTATCCCATACCGAACAACCGTATTGTTGAGGTATCCGTTGCTTTCCATACCCGGCCCCCAATTGGATTTAAATACGTCCATGCCTGTCTGGACCTGGAGAATGCCCTTCCCCACGGTAAAGGGGCCAATGGACTGCCCGGGGCGGCCTGTTCGTATGGTTTCGTTGTATTGGCCATAACCTGCAAAAGACAAGGCCAAGAAGGCAAAGACAGAAGGGCTTTCGGCAATTTATCCATATTTGGAAATTGAATAATCCACAAATGTATAAGGAGTTGGAAGGGAAAATAGCCATCGCATAAAAATATTTTTGCCCGGGCTGGTCCCCTGTCAAAAAAAGTTCAAAAATAATTTGTGCAGTCACATGGCTGCATGTAGTTTTGCAGTCATATAGCTGCACAATGGAACTTAGAAGGGACGTATTTCAGGCCATTGCCGACCCCACCCGCAGGATGATCATTACCCTGGTGGCCGCACAGGCCATGACGCCCGGTGCGATAGCCGCCAATTTCAATTCCTCCAGGCAAACCATCTCAAAACATATTCAAATCCTGACCGAATGCGAACTGCTGGCCCAGGAACAGGAAGGCAGGGAAATATACTACCACCTCAATCCCAAAAAAATAAAGGAAATAGCAGACTTTATCGGACCGTTCCGGAAAACGTGGGACAAGCGGTTCAACAAACTGGAAGCCATCATGAAAAAGCACAAACCATAAATGGAAATGAAAACGAAAATTGCCGCGGAAGAAGGCAAGCAGGAAATATTGATCACCCGGGTGTTTGACCTGCCGGTGGGGCAGCTCTTCCGGGCGTATGTAGAGCCCGGTTTGTTGGAACAATGGATGGGCACAAAAGTGCTGAAACTTGAAAACAAAAACCACGGAAGCTACCGGTTTGAAACCACCGGCCCAAAAGGGAACAAGCATGGTTTTAATGGCACCATCCACGGGTTTGAGGCCAACCGGAAAATAACGCGGACGTTTGAAATGGAAAACCCTTCTTTTCCGGTGCAGTTGGAGTTCCTGGAGTTTGAGCCCATGGGCAGCGCCTCCAGCAAGCTCACCATGCAGATGGTATTCAAATCGGTGGCCATTCGGGACCAAATGCTAAAGCTGCCTTTTGCCCAAGGCATCAATATGGCCCATAACCGGTTGCAGGAAACAATGGACAAACTAAAATAGCCACCCATGCCAAAACCAAACCGAAACAAAATCATTTATGGGATAGCCACCGCCTGGCTTGCCCTGGGGATGCTCTCTACCGGGGCCGGGCAAATCATCAAAATGAAGGAAGGGCAAGGGGCACTGGACATGATGGTACATTTGGGCTATCCCGAATATTTACTGACCCTGTTGGGCGTTTGGAAAATCCTGGGCGTTGTGGCGGTGCTCATGCCCGCGAGGCGCTTGTTTGTGAATTTGTTAAAAGAGTGGGCCTATGCAGGTTTCTTTTTTGCCATGTCCGGGGCGGTATTTTCCCATTTGGCATCGGGCGATCCAATGGCCAGTACCCTTCCGTCCCTGTTGCTGCTTGCCCTTACGGTTGTGTCCTGGTATTTTAGCCCGGTAAACAGAAAAAAACTATTTGTGGAACCAGGGAATAAAAAATAAAAGGCTTCTAAAGAAAAATAAGGAATATGGGCAAGGAAAAAAGCAAACAACCACTCCCGGCACGGCCTTCCCTGGCCACGGAAGAACGCGAAAAACTGTTGGGCATCCTGAAGGAACGGTTTGAAAAAAACAA
Coding sequences within:
- a CDS encoding bifunctional GNAT family N-acetyltransferase/carbon-nitrogen hydrolase family protein, with translation MKVEIGALKMADYLDLKESMLEAYKKWGAYWRENHIQKLIDIFPGGQICIKVDGKVVGTALSIIVDYDRFGDNHTYEQITGNYTFSTHDPKGNVLYGIEVFIHPEYRGMRLARRLYNARKELCEELNLRAIVAGGRLPNYSQFAEELTTKQYIEKVKLKQVYDPTLTFQLSNDFHVKKILKGYMPGDKESLEYAALIEWNNIYYDSKPKLYNSKKSNVRVALIQWQMRLFKDFDALVEQIEFFVDGASAYESDFILFPEYFHAPLMATHNDVPEAQAIRKLVDYTDRLHAKFKEFAVSYNANIITGSMPIIRDGKLYNVGWLCRRNGTSEMYEKLHVTPSERFEWGMAGGNSLKAFDTDCGKVGVLICYDVEFPEVSRLLADEGMNLLFVPFLTDTQNGYTRVKHCAQARAIENECFVAIAGCVGNLPKVHNMDIQYAQSAVFTPADFAFPTNAIKAEATPNSEMTLIADVDLDLLKDLHYNGSVRTLTDRRTDIYKLERVLPKSPGENGMATEAVAAEKKQ
- the nhaA gene encoding Na+/H+ antiporter NhaA, whose amino-acid sequence is MKNGKDLGLKVELVDRFIIGPSMRFINNSSASGIVLFSSAFLAILLANSPWSDAYHSLWKYQFSIGLDGFIISKDLHHWINDGLMAVFFFVVGLELKREIIGGGLSDVRSAVLPIGAAVGGMVFPALIYLAFNNEGPGADGWGIPMATDIAFSLGVLYLLGDRVPVSLKVFLTALAIADDIGAVLVIAFFYSSDINFTNLGIGAGFLAVLWIANGIGVRNTLFYALVGIAGLWLAFLMSGVHATIAAVLAAFAIPARTKVKEGHFADHMQHLIARFKNADPNNVSTLTKEQLNVLQDIRSYSKNAFTPIQRLEDNMHPLVAFVVMPIFAFSNAGVTLSGDFMAQLTGPVALGIMTGLLLGKVLGVVGVSEFMIKVFSVQLPKGMNKFHLWGAGFLAAIGFTMSLFIAGLAFKGELLIKEAKLGILMASLVASVLGYFLVKKGGQMEKGKN
- a CDS encoding mechanosensitive ion channel → MEALQNLLDYKLFETEGHRFTIGTIVLVVAIYIATRLVLFGLKRLLNRIFEKRGIDRGRRFAMIKLVQYFVWSLAIVFILQAATFKVTLLLAGSAALLVGLGLGLQQIFQDLVSGIFILVEGTIQRDDVVEIDGLVGKILTLNLRTSTVLTRDGIMLIVPNHKFIVDNIINWSHSATPTRFKVSVGVAYGSDVDKVTDILMECVLAQEVVIKDKENNKYPFVRFVDFGDSALLFEVYFWSQDIFPIENAKSKIRYLIDKRFREEGVTIPFPQRDLHLVSGAFQKK
- a CDS encoding mechanosensitive ion channel → MEAWFQSLDIPGWLRALIVVVGTIVLVRIVFILIKGRVQKTTRDQDGAYRTKKALDFVSYLIIILVLLFVYSKNLGGLSVALGVTGAGVAFALQEVIASVAGWIALMFGNFYRTGDRVQLGGIKGDVIDIGILRTTLMETGQWVDGDLYNGRIVRIANSFVFKEPVFNYSGDFPFLWDEIKIPIQYGSDYGMAQAILEKIATDQVAKNAEEGKRIWNKMVSKYLIEDAQLEPMVSLTANDNWVEFTLRYVVDYKSRRRTKHGLFSSILKEVAATSGKVRFGSATFEVVGVPELQIKRTPG
- a CDS encoding mechanosensitive ion channel yields the protein MNRILSLIVGCVFAVSGYGQNADSVALSKGGLPVIFKKDTLFYVYSKIGPYKPADRVNTITRRLNSFMDDPGFDPDSLFVLDSDMSTDIWWRDRVLFSVTDLDAKAENLNRKKLAERNLSVTRAVLNQTLKSSSIKRILLQAGLTLLELLIIYFLIKYVNKLFAWTRKWLINARGKVLKGIKFKGYEFLDTEAELKAALILNNILRWLVIAVVLYLALPLLFSIFPWTRGWAETLFGYVFNPLKSVVLAVFNFIPNLFTIAVIYFVTRYAIKFIEYMAGEVEKGSLVISGFYPDWARPTLSIVKVLMYAFMFVAIFPYLPGSNSDIFKGVSVFLGILVSLGSSSAISNMVAGLVITYMRPFKIGDRIKIGEITGTVLEKSMLVTRLRTIKNEEITIPNATVLSGHTVNYTTSAKELGLILHTGVTIGYDVPWQKVHDLLIKSAEAAEGVLKGENKKPFVLQTSLDDFYVAYQLNAYTDQPENMAAIYSNLHQQIQDKFAEAGVEIMSPHYGAIRDGNAVNLPSEYLPKDYKAPSFNVSGLGDRKNEKT
- a CDS encoding transporter; amino-acid sequence: MSFAGYGQYNETIRTGRPGQSIGPFTVGKGILQVQTGMDVFKSNWGPGMESNGYLNNTVVRYGIAERWEVSALADYRVESMKENGLKVDLNGLAAFDVGGRYHIYTGKGLVPSLGFQLRFRLPVLSANYEIDKVAPRFTLITSQQISDTFTFVTNWGGSWNGINSTGTGFYTLNLSFPISGKWGGFIENYGSLTSGNFDSRFDTGLSYLVTNDLQLDVLGGAGSNDGVKDCFLSIGLSWRTRR
- a CDS encoding winged helix-turn-helix transcriptional regulator, with amino-acid sequence MELRRDVFQAIADPTRRMIITLVAAQAMTPGAIAANFNSSRQTISKHIQILTECELLAQEQEGREIYYHLNPKKIKEIADFIGPFRKTWDKRFNKLEAIMKKHKP
- a CDS encoding SRPBCC domain-containing protein, with protein sequence MEMKTKIAAEEGKQEILITRVFDLPVGQLFRAYVEPGLLEQWMGTKVLKLENKNHGSYRFETTGPKGNKHGFNGTIHGFEANRKITRTFEMENPSFPVQLEFLEFEPMGSASSKLTMQMVFKSVAIRDQMLKLPFAQGINMAHNRLQETMDKLK
- a CDS encoding DoxX family protein, giving the protein MPKPNRNKIIYGIATAWLALGMLSTGAGQIIKMKEGQGALDMMVHLGYPEYLLTLLGVWKILGVVAVLMPARRLFVNLLKEWAYAGFFFAMSGAVFSHLASGDPMASTLPSLLLLALTVVSWYFSPVNRKKLFVEPGNKK